A window from Hemicordylus capensis ecotype Gifberg chromosome 2, rHemCap1.1.pri, whole genome shotgun sequence encodes these proteins:
- the LOC128343954 gene encoding vomeronasal type-2 receptor 26-like, protein MTIEGMNFWHLLPFVFTIHEINQNPRMLPNITFGYNIYENYFNAKLTFNAMVDLLSIGHKHVPNYVCGRKNILVAVSEGAETEISNQMSSMLSLYKIPQVSYTFLSGALKDKTQLPFLYRMVPKQEPPYLGIVKLLLHFKWTWTGLLVPDNDQGERFVSTFTPVMLRNSLCVAFLERIPVLDRVKQYFDKMSLLVQRQANVIVYHMDTHAALILAVLLKDAERVEKQKLGKVWIATILEDLSMRLFYRVADIQHIHGSFSFSIPAQKDTKCDNFESLYIPILESWHKAFHCSYSKSTLPQSRCVENCRPGYTKVVKEGEPVCCYDCAPCKGGTISTREDAEQCNKCPEDQHPNKNRDQCVPKAITFLSYEETLGIILAFFALFLSLTTLLILGIFIKYLETPVVKANNRDLSYMLLVSLLLSYLSSFLFIGQPQKVTCLLRQTAFSIIFSFAISSVLAKTVTVVVAFMATKPGSKMRKWLGKSLPNSIVFSCSVVQICICAIWLSISPPFPEADMHSQPGQITLQCNEGSVIMFYIALGYMGFLAALSFMVAFLARKLPGSFNEAKLITFSTLVFCSVWVSFVPTYLSTKGKYMVAVQVFSTLASSLGLLGCIFLPKCYIIVLRPDLNMKEHLMAKTKRGA, encoded by the exons ATGAC GATTGAAGGCATGAATTTCTGGCACCTCCTGCCCTTCGTGTTCACCATCCATGAGATAAACCAGAATCCTCGGATGTTACCCAACATCACTTTTGGCTACAACATATATGAGAACTATTTCAATGCAAAATTAACTTTTAATGCCATGGTAGACCTTCTGTCTATAGGGCACAAGCATGTTCCAAACTATGTGTGTGGAAGAAAGAATATCCTAGTGGCTGTTTCTGAAGGCGCTGAGACTGAAATCTCCAATCAGATGTCCAGCATGTTGAGTCTCTACAAAATCCCACAG GTCAGTTATACTTTTCTTAGTGGTGCTCTAAAAGATAAAACTCAGCTCCCATTTTTATATCGGATGGTCCCCAAACAAGAGCCCCCTTACCTGGGGATTGTCAAGCTTCTCCTGCATTTCAAATGGACATGGACTGGTCTCCTTGTTCCAGACAATGACCAAGGAGAAAGGTTTGTGAGCACCTTCACCCCTGTGATGCTCAGAAACAGTCTCTGTGTTGCCTTCTTAGAAAGAATCCCGGTGTTGGATAGGGTCAAACAGTACTTTGATAAGATGTCATTGCTCGTGCAGAGACAGGCTAATGTGATTGTCTACCACATGGACACTCATGCTGCATTGATTCTAGCAGTACTTTTGAAAGACGCTGAAAGGGTTGAGAAACAAAAATTGGGGAAAGTTTGGATCGCAACCATTTTGGAGGATCTCAGCATGAGGTTGTTTTACAGAGTCGCTGATATCCAGCACATCCACGGTTCGTTTTCCTTCTCAATCCCAGCACAAAAAGATACAAAATGTGATAATTTTGAGTCATTGTACATTCCCATCTTGGAGAGTTGGCACAAAGCATTTCATTGCTCATATTCAAAGTCT ACCTTACCTCAGTCTAGATGTGTGGAAAACTGTCGCCCCGGATACACCAAGGTGGTTAAGGAAGGAGAGCCAGTCTGCTGCTATGACTGTGCTCCATGCAAGGGAGGGACCATCTCCACTCGGGAAG ATGCAGAGCAATGCAACAAGTGTCCAGAAGATCAGCATCCAAACAAGAACCGAGATCAATGTGTCCCCAAGGCTATAACATTCCTATCCTATGAAGAGACTTTGGGAATCATCTTGGCTTTCTTTGCACTATTCCTATCATTGACCACACTGCTCATCTTAGGAATCTTTATTAAATACCTAGAAACTCCAgtcgtcaaagccaacaaccgtgACCTCTCCTACATGCTCCTggtctccctcctgctctcctaTTTGTCCTCCTTTCTGTTCATTGGTCAGCCCCAGAAGGTGACCTGTCTCCTACGACAAACTGctttcagcatcatcttctcATTTGCCATCTCttctgtgttggccaaaaccgtcactgtggtggtggcattcatggccaccaagccagggagCAAAATGAGGAAATGGCTGGGGAAGAGTTTGCCCAACTCCATTGTCTTCTCCTGTTCTGTTGTCCAAATATGTATTTGTGCTATCTGGTTGAGcatctctccccccttcccagaGGCTGACATGCATTCCCAGCCTGGGCAGATCACCCTGCAATGCAACGAAGGATCTGTCATAATGTTTTACATTGCccttggctacatgggcttcctggcGGCCCTCTCATTCATggtggctttcctagcccggAAGCTGCCTGGATCCTTCAATGAGGCCAAACTGATCACCTTCAGCacgttggtcttttgcagtgtgtgggtgtcctttgtgcccacctacctgagcaccaaggggaaatacatggtggctgtgcaggTCTTCTCCACCTTGGCCTCCAGTCTGGGCTTACTGGGTTGCATCTTCCTTCCtaaatgctacatcattgtacTGAGGCCTGATCTGAATATGAAAGAACATCTGATGGCGAAAACTAAACGTGGTGCCTGA